AAACTCCTGCTCTAAAAACAAATACCATAAAGCGGTATTAATTACTAATTTTGGAACTGGTTTGAAAATAGTTCCTAAATCAGCACCAATGGCCGTTGGCAAGGTTTTTTTTCCAATTTGTGCTACCACTACCCTAGTGTCATTAGAATGAAATCCCAATCCGGATTTTAAATACCATTGCAGATTGTTATTTTGGGCATAAATGAAATTCAATTTCGGGGATACTTTTATTTTATCAACCGCTTGGATTTGGTAACTATTAGCTAATCTATCATGATAAAGGAATTTAAAATAATCCAAACGAATAGCTGGGTTTATTTTAAATTTACCAAAATCAAATTCAGCACTACCATAGGCAAACATGGTAGATTGGTTAATATCTCCCAATTGGATTTTTTCCAGTGTTGTATATCTGCCCACTGTATGGGATAACTCTGTGTTTGAAGTATCATCTGTTCGATAGCCTATACCAAGTTGATACAAGGAATTTTCCGGTTTTGAATTAATTTCTGCATTAAAACCATAGATATTTCGTTTTTCCTTTTGCCGTAATTGGTCCCCATTTATTGGATCTAATAAGAAGAAAGTAAAGTTAGAGTACAATTCAAAATCATAGTAAGTGTAATAGGAATTGGCTTTAATAAATGTCTTTTCTGAAAGTGGTTTTAAAATGATGAAGTTAACATTGGTTCGAGAAGTATTCCCACCTTCCGTATTATCAACAGCACCAAAGCGGTCTATAGTTCCATTATCAACTAATCTTTGAGGAATTTGCCCGGAAGCATTCCAATTACTGGTAAACCTTGAAACTTGAATAGAAAACTTACTATTGTCTTCAAAAATTCCTGTATATTTTCCGAAGAGGTTAATTCGTTTAAAATTTTGAGGTGAATCAAAAGGACCGTCTGTTAGGATGTATTCTGTGGCGATATACGCATTCTTATTTCTGTTGTTTTCAAACAGATTAATTACACTAACGGTTCTCAACGTATTGAATTGACCGGCTTCAAAACTAATAAAACTTTTATCTGTCTTTTCCTTTGTTTGAAAACTTACATACCCAGCAGTAGTGAAATCACCTTTAGCAGCATAATACGTTCCTTTGCCAAAATCAATTTTTTCGACCGTTTCCGGAATAACAAAATGTAAATCGGCATAGCCCTGTCCGTGAGCATGAGAAACCATATTAACCGGCATTCCGTCTACTGAAACAGCGATATCGGTTCCGTGATCAATATCAAAACCCCTAAGAAAGATTTGTTCTGCTTTGCCGCCACCCGCATGTTGTCCGATAAACAAGCCCGGTACTTTTCTTAGAATTTCTTGGGAAGAATTCACAGGATTAGTCATCAGATCCATTTTGGAAATGACATTCATTGCTGACATTTTGGGTTGAATAATTACTTGTTCCAGCTTATAAATATCTTCTTCTAAAACAATCTTACTTTCATTTGCATTTACTATGTAATTGCTTTTTTTATAACCTAATGCATTTATTGAGAGAACATCATCTAAGCTTGTTTTATCTATACTGAAGGTACCAAACTCATTACTATGGGCATGTGTATTTGATTTCTCATTTATGATATAGGCATTTTCAATTGGGTTACCAATGCTATCAATAACAATTCCCCTATGGACTTGTCCATAACTGAAAATTGATGCTGACATAAAAGAGAAAATCAATAAGCATTTCATCACAAATTAATTATTTTTCTTTCG
Above is a genomic segment from Flavobacterium phycosphaerae containing:
- a CDS encoding TonB-dependent receptor, which encodes MSASIFSYGQVHRGIVIDSIGNPIENAYIINEKSNTHAHSNEFGTFSIDKTSLDDVLSINALGYKKSNYIVNANESKIVLEEDIYKLEQVIIQPKMSAMNVISKMDLMTNPVNSSQEILRKVPGLFIGQHAGGGKAEQIFLRGFDIDHGTDIAVSVDGMPVNMVSHAHGQGYADLHFVIPETVEKIDFGKGTYYAAKGDFTTAGYVSFQTKEKTDKSFISFEAGQFNTLRTVSVINLFENNRNKNAYIATEYILTDGPFDSPQNFKRINLFGKYTGIFEDNSKFSIQVSRFTSNWNASGQIPQRLVDNGTIDRFGAVDNTEGGNTSRTNVNFIILKPLSEKTFIKANSYYTYYDFELYSNFTFFLLDPINGDQLRQKEKRNIYGFNAEINSKPENSLYQLGIGYRTDDTSNTELSHTVGRYTTLEKIQLGDINQSTMFAYGSAEFDFGKFKINPAIRLDYFKFLYHDRLANSYQIQAVDKIKVSPKLNFIYAQNNNLQWYLKSGLGFHSNDTRVVVAQIGKKTLPTAIGADLGTIFKPVPKLVINTALWYLFLEQEFVYVGDAGIVEPSGRTKRTGIDLGIRYQIKDWLFFDADLNYTHARSIDEPSGQDYVPLAPDFTSTGGFSINNLKRFSGGLHCRFLKSRSANEDNSIVAKGYCITDININYEYKNLVFGLSIENIFNVEWNETQFATESRLQNEGQSVTEIHFTPGTPLFIKSKIQFRF